GCTTTTCCATTCACAGTAAGAACTACAGGTCTTTTCGTTTCATGAACTTGCTGCAAGATAGTGTTTGTATGTTTCTTTAGTTCAGTAATGGAAAGTATATCTTGAGTTATTTGTAATTGCATTTTTTCCTCCAAAATTTTAGTACACTTCTCTGCGATGTGCAACTCGCACAATAATGATTATCAATTCTTCTTCTTTTTTTTGAAAAATGATCCGATATTTCCCAACCTTTAATCTGAAGAGAGTTTTCTGTTTTCCTTTCAATAATCTAATTCTGTTCTTTAAAATTCGCGGATTTTCAGCGAGTTTGTTTATCTTCTCTTTGATCCGTTTTTGCCAGATTGGATCGATTTTTTTTAGTTCGTTTGCTGCTTTTCTCAAAAACCTGATTCGGTACATTTTAGATTCCAAGTTCCTTCCAAACTACTTCGGCATCGATTAATTCGGTTTTTCCTGATTCCAGTTCTTTAAGCCTTTGTTCTGCTATTTGACCGTCAAGTTC
The sequence above is drawn from the Candidatus Cloacimonadota bacterium genome and encodes:
- a CDS encoding type II toxin-antitoxin system RelE/ParE family toxin, translating into MYRIRFLRKAANELKKIDPIWQKRIKEKINKLAENPRILKNRIRLLKGKQKTLFRLKVGKYRIIFQKKEEELIIIIVRVAHRREVY